Proteins encoded by one window of Bacteroidota bacterium:
- the frr gene encoding ribosome recycling factor yields MNSEMQNILNNSKEEMENAISHLEGELAKIRAGKASPNMLDSIMVDAYGAKMPLNQTANVNTLDARTLAIQPWDKSMIDPIMKAIQAANIGLNPQNDSTLIRIVVPPLTEERRKDLVKRTKGEGENCKVSLRNIRRDANESIKELKKNGMPEDEAKEGEAKIQQLTDTYSQKCDKHLEIKEKEIMTV; encoded by the coding sequence ATGAATTCAGAAATGCAAAATATATTAAACAACTCGAAAGAAGAAATGGAAAATGCTATTTCTCATTTGGAGGGAGAGTTGGCTAAAATTAGAGCAGGAAAAGCATCGCCTAATATGCTTGATAGTATTATGGTTGATGCGTATGGTGCAAAAATGCCGCTGAATCAAACGGCCAATGTAAATACATTAGATGCAAGAACACTTGCTATACAACCTTGGGATAAATCAATGATAGATCCTATTATGAAGGCTATACAGGCTGCAAATATTGGATTGAATCCGCAAAATGACAGTACTTTAATTCGTATTGTTGTGCCGCCACTTACCGAAGAAAGAAGAAAAGATTTGGTAAAGAGAACCAAAGGTGAAGGAGAGAATTGTAAAGTATCACTACGTAATATAAGACGTGATGCAAACGAAAGCATAAAGGAATTGAAAAAGAATGGAATGCCGGAAGATGAGGCTAAAGAGGGCGAAGCAAAAATTCAACAACTCACAGATACCTATTCTCAAAAATGTGATAAACATTTAGAAATAAAAGAGAAAGAAATAATGACGGTTTAA
- a CDS encoding UMP kinase → MKYKRILLKLSGEALMGNKQFGIDHNRLEQYAKEIQEVVNAGVQIAIVIGGGNIFRGVQAEQGGMDRVQGDYMGMLATVINSMALQSALEKINVHTRLLSAIKMEQICEPFIRRRAVRHLEKNRVVIFGAGTGNPYFTTDTAASLRAIEVEADVVLKGTRVDGIYTADPEKDKNAVKYEKITFTEVYQKNLEVMDMTAFTLCNENKLPIIVFDMNKLGNLKKVVTGEPVGTLVEA, encoded by the coding sequence GTGAAATATAAACGAATCCTTTTAAAACTAAGCGGAGAAGCCCTAATGGGAAACAAGCAATTTGGGATAGACCATAATCGCTTAGAGCAATATGCCAAAGAAATACAAGAAGTTGTAAATGCCGGAGTGCAAATAGCAATTGTTATTGGCGGTGGAAATATTTTTAGAGGCGTACAGGCCGAGCAGGGTGGAATGGATAGGGTGCAAGGAGATTATATGGGAATGCTTGCTACGGTTATAAATAGTATGGCTTTACAATCGGCATTAGAAAAAATAAATGTGCATACACGTTTATTGTCTGCCATTAAAATGGAACAAATTTGTGAGCCATTTATAAGACGCAGAGCAGTAAGACATTTAGAAAAGAACAGAGTTGTTATTTTTGGTGCTGGAACCGGAAACCCTTATTTTACAACAGATACAGCTGCATCACTTCGAGCAATTGAAGTAGAGGCTGATGTAGTTTTAAAGGGAACACGAGTAGATGGCATTTATACGGCCGATCCTGAAAAGGATAAAAATGCGGTGAAGTATGAAAAAATTACATTTACAGAAGTATATCAAAAGAACCTTGAGGTAATGGATATGACCGCCTTTACGCTATGCAACGAAAACAAACTTCCTATTATTGTTTTTGATATGAATAAATTAGGAAACCTTAAAAAGGTGGTAACGGGAGAGCCTGTTGGAACGCTAGTAGAGGCGTAA
- a CDS encoding elongation factor Ts → MSTVMISAADVNKLRQITGAGMMDCKKALSEANGDFEAAIDFLRKKGQKVAANRSDRDAKEGLVVTKVTADGKRGVLVVVNCETDFVAKNEEFGAFVNTIVDVALASNPKTAEELKALNFTGTTITVGEKITEQVGKIGEKIEISRYEVIIGEKVLGYNHPGNRVASLVGFNKSTTKDIDVIAKDVAMQIAAMAPVALDKDDVDAETLKREIEIGKEQARQEGKPEEMLEKIAMGKLNKFYKESTLLNQEFIKDNKISIGQYLANNDKELKILGFKRHSLS, encoded by the coding sequence ATGTCAACAGTAATGATTTCAGCAGCAGATGTAAATAAGTTGAGACAGATTACCGGTGCCGGTATGATGGACTGTAAAAAAGCGCTAAGCGAAGCCAATGGCGACTTTGAAGCAGCAATTGATTTTTTGCGTAAAAAAGGACAAAAAGTAGCAGCTAACAGAAGCGATAGAGATGCAAAAGAAGGTTTGGTTGTTACAAAGGTTACTGCAGACGGCAAAAGAGGTGTTTTAGTAGTTGTAAACTGCGAAACAGACTTTGTTGCTAAAAATGAAGAGTTTGGGGCATTTGTAAATACAATTGTTGATGTTGCTTTGGCATCTAATCCAAAAACAGCAGAAGAATTAAAAGCTTTAAACTTTACAGGAACAACAATTACTGTTGGAGAAAAAATTACTGAGCAAGTTGGTAAAATTGGAGAGAAAATTGAAATTTCAAGATACGAGGTTATTATAGGAGAAAAAGTCCTTGGATATAACCACCCCGGAAATAGAGTAGCTAGCTTAGTTGGATTTAATAAGAGCACAACTAAAGATATTGATGTGATTGCGAAAGATGTTGCTATGCAAATTGCAGCTATGGCTCCTGTTGCGTTAGATAAAGATGATGTTGATGCAGAAACTCTAAAAAGAGAAATTGAAATTGGTAAAGAGCAAGCTCGTCAAGAAGGGAAACCAGAAGAGATGTTGGAGAAAATTGCCATGGGTAAACTTAATAAGTTTTACAAAGAATCTACTTTATTAAATCAAGAGTTTATAAAAGACAATAAAATATCAATTGGTCAGTATTTGGCCAACAATGATAAGGAGTTGAAAATACTTGGCTTTAAACGCCATTCGTTAAGTTAA
- the rpsB gene encoding 30S ribosomal protein S2 — protein sequence MARVTFEQLLEAGAHFGHLRRKWNPSMAPYIFTEKNGIHIIDLNKTVVKLDEAATILKGIARSGKKVLFVATKKQAKSIVADKVKNINMPYVTERWPGGMLTNFVTIRKAIRKMASIDKMATDGTFDNISKKERLSISRERAKLETQLGSIADLTRLPAAIFVVDIMKEHIAVAEAKRLNIPTFAIVDTNSNPNLVDYAIPANDDASSSIALIMDVITKSIQEGLADRKIDKEAASEEKEGKTSIMEQEEQEEREKRVKQIAFEVEGGEEVVETATKKLAVKKAPVVAKKQAPKKKD from the coding sequence ATGGCTAGAGTTACATTTGAACAACTTTTGGAAGCGGGTGCACATTTTGGACACCTTAGAAGAAAATGGAATCCGAGCATGGCTCCTTACATTTTTACTGAAAAAAACGGTATCCACATCATCGACCTTAATAAGACCGTTGTAAAGCTTGATGAAGCAGCAACTATCTTAAAAGGAATTGCACGCTCAGGAAAAAAAGTGTTGTTTGTTGCTACAAAGAAGCAAGCAAAGAGCATTGTTGCGGATAAAGTAAAAAACATTAACATGCCTTATGTTACAGAAAGATGGCCGGGCGGAATGCTTACCAACTTTGTAACTATCAGAAAAGCTATCAGAAAAATGGCATCCATTGATAAAATGGCTACTGATGGTACATTTGACAATATTTCTAAAAAAGAGCGTCTTTCTATTTCTCGTGAGAGAGCTAAGTTGGAGACTCAATTGGGTAGTATTGCTGATTTAACAAGATTGCCTGCAGCTATTTTCGTGGTTGATATCATGAAAGAACACATTGCTGTTGCAGAAGCTAAAAGACTTAACATACCTACATTTGCGATTGTTGATACAAACTCAAATCCAAATTTAGTTGATTATGCAATTCCTGCAAATGATGATGCATCGTCTTCTATAGCACTTATTATGGATGTTATTACAAAATCTATTCAAGAAGGTTTGGCAGATAGAAAGATTGATAAAGAAGCTGCTTCAGAAGAAAAAGAGGGTAAAACATCTATCATGGAGCAAGAAGAACAAGAAGAGAGAGAAAAACGTGTTAAGCAAATTGCTTTTGAAGTAGAAGGTGGAGAAGAGGTTGTTGAAACAGCAACTAAAAAATTAGCAGTTAAAAAAGCTCCAGTTGTTGCAAAAAAACAGGCGCCTAAGAAAAAGGATTAA
- the rpsI gene encoding 30S ribosomal protein S9: MEVINTVGRRKTSVARVYLQKGEGKITVNDKSYKEYFKTFVLQRSVALPLTLTKNETNFDVIANVYGGGITGQAEAIRLAISRALVENDPETKATLNVESLLTRDPRMVERKKPGQKKARKKFQFSKR; the protein is encoded by the coding sequence ATGGAAGTTATTAATACAGTAGGAAGAAGAAAAACATCTGTTGCTAGAGTATATCTGCAAAAAGGTGAAGGAAAAATTACCGTTAACGATAAAAGCTACAAAGAATATTTTAAAACATTTGTTTTACAACGTTCGGTTGCTTTGCCTTTAACATTAACAAAGAATGAAACCAATTTTGATGTAATTGCAAACGTATATGGCGGTGGAATTACCGGACAAGCGGAAGCAATCAGATTGGCTATTTCTAGAGCATTGGTAGAAAATGATCCGGAGACAAAAGCTACATTAAACGTAGAAAGTCTTTTAACGCGCGATCCACGAATGGTAGAGCGTAAGAAGCCTGGTCAAAAGAAAGCAAGAAAGAAATTTCAATTTAGCAAACGTTAA
- the rplM gene encoding 50S ribosomal protein L13 translates to MDNLSYKTVHANKATVKKNWILIDAENQVLGRLASQAAYVLLGKHKVDFTPHVDNGDNLVIINAGKVRLTGNKLQDKVYKRHTGYPGGQRFATPKELMAKDATLVIRKAIHGMLPKNRLGDVMRKNVFIYEGAEHDKAAQQPKQIKIDSLK, encoded by the coding sequence GTGGATAATTTGAGTTACAAAACAGTACATGCCAACAAGGCAACTGTAAAGAAGAATTGGATTTTAATTGATGCCGAAAATCAAGTGTTAGGAAGACTTGCATCGCAAGCTGCTTATGTTTTATTGGGCAAGCACAAGGTAGATTTTACACCACATGTAGATAACGGAGATAATCTAGTTATCATCAATGCCGGAAAAGTAAGATTGACCGGAAATAAGCTTCAAGATAAAGTTTACAAAAGACATACTGGCTATCCGGGTGGTCAGCGTTTTGCTACACCAAAGGAGTTAATGGCAAAAGATGCTACTTTAGTTATTAGAAAAGCAATTCATGGAATGTTGCCTAAAAACAGATTGGGTGATGTTATGAGAAAAAACGTGTTTATCTACGAAGGCGCAGAGCACGATAAAGCAGCACAACAACCAAAACAAATTAAAATAGACTCACTTAAATAA
- a CDS encoding T9SS type A sorting domain-containing protein, producing the protein MFKKILTLTGFSLIAVSLMQAQPCSSSEMTNELKAKDPQIELLEKQHREYVADYIANHKKDGSAKMTTLYTIPVVFHIIHNGGSENVSDAIIHQEIAKLNKYYSKTNSDITAVIPFFDTIAADCQIEFKLAQLDPEGNCTNGIDRIQSQKTYVGDDGAKLNPWPRDKYLNIWVVNKVRQVASSGVTLGYAYFPSSVTGTNFVFDGPIVSSSTLGNSPSSGEPTTVAHEIGHYLALYHPWGSGEVATACGDDFIYDTPETKGSFSTCNLNLASCNPPIIENVQNIMDYSSCTNMFTRDQKTAMHATLNSPIAGRNNLWQPANLIATGVNTPTAVCAPKADFYFDSPTNCVGSNVIVKDNSYDSPATSYSWNFANATPATATSKNVTNVVFNGAGYQYVSLTSFNSSGQDTKIKTDFYTFPSPALINTLQQDFEYISSFSDDWYLSKSDKIASYGWSVVNFAGRNSTSSAKLNSYFGVSQVPSYFITPPVNITSISSPKLEFYYSCATAASNTNLMSDKLIVYGSTNCGKSWTPVYTQTNSVALANAGFSSVDYAPTSTSNWTKVSVTIPNILKTNKTVFKFEFTSAGGSGHVSNVNYESEFGYSNNIYIDDINIGTPLSTEDELSSLVNFHSFPNPTESGNFSLVVNLQEATSLDVTISNNLGQTVYMSNLGQKTVGTHLFDIDLSNKDLSNGIYFINLKTEMGSVQRKIIFN; encoded by the coding sequence ATGTTTAAAAAAATACTAACGTTAACCGGATTTTCTCTGATTGCAGTATCACTTATGCAGGCACAGCCTTGTAGTTCTAGCGAAATGACGAATGAGCTAAAGGCAAAAGACCCACAAATTGAGTTGTTAGAGAAGCAGCACAGAGAATATGTAGCCGACTATATAGCCAATCACAAAAAAGATGGCTCTGCTAAAATGACAACCCTTTATACAATTCCGGTTGTTTTTCATATCATTCACAATGGTGGCTCCGAAAATGTTTCGGATGCAATAATTCACCAAGAAATTGCAAAACTTAATAAATATTATAGCAAAACCAATAGCGATATAACAGCCGTAATACCTTTTTTTGACACCATTGCAGCAGATTGCCAAATAGAATTTAAATTGGCACAACTGGACCCAGAAGGCAACTGCACAAACGGAATTGATAGAATACAATCTCAAAAAACATACGTGGGAGATGATGGAGCAAAATTAAATCCATGGCCAAGAGATAAATATTTGAATATTTGGGTGGTAAATAAAGTTCGCCAAGTTGCATCCTCTGGGGTTACACTTGGATACGCCTATTTCCCTTCTTCTGTAACCGGCACTAATTTTGTTTTTGATGGTCCAATCGTTTCGTCTTCTACATTAGGAAACAGCCCAAGCTCTGGAGAGCCAACAACTGTTGCTCACGAAATTGGTCACTATTTAGCTTTGTACCATCCTTGGGGCAGTGGTGAAGTAGCCACAGCATGTGGAGATGACTTTATATACGATACACCGGAAACAAAAGGCTCATTCAGTACTTGTAACCTGAATTTAGCTTCTTGTAATCCTCCTATAATTGAAAATGTTCAAAATATAATGGATTACTCTAGTTGCACCAACATGTTTACCAGAGACCAAAAGACTGCGATGCATGCAACCTTAAACAGCCCAATTGCAGGCAGAAACAACCTGTGGCAACCAGCTAATTTAATTGCAACCGGAGTAAACACTCCAACAGCTGTGTGTGCACCTAAAGCTGACTTTTATTTCGATTCTCCTACAAATTGTGTGGGTTCTAATGTTATTGTAAAAGACAATTCATATGATTCCCCTGCTACTTCATACAGTTGGAATTTTGCAAACGCAACGCCAGCTACTGCAACATCAAAAAACGTAACAAATGTTGTATTTAATGGCGCAGGATATCAATACGTTAGCTTAACTAGCTTTAACTCTAGCGGTCAAGACACTAAAATTAAGACGGATTTTTATACGTTCCCTTCTCCAGCATTGATTAATACGCTTCAACAAGATTTTGAATACATCTCTTCTTTTAGTGACGATTGGTATTTATCTAAGTCGGATAAAATCGCCTCCTATGGTTGGTCTGTGGTTAATTTTGCGGGACGAAACAGTACTTCTAGCGCAAAGTTAAATAGCTATTTTGGTGTTTCTCAAGTTCCTAGCTACTTTATTACACCTCCGGTAAACATTACAAGCATTTCTAGCCCTAAACTTGAATTTTACTATTCTTGTGCTACCGCAGCTTCTAATACAAACCTAATGTCAGACAAGTTAATTGTTTATGGATCAACCAATTGTGGAAAATCTTGGACTCCAGTTTATACACAAACAAATTCTGTGGCATTAGCAAATGCTGGATTTTCTTCTGTAGATTACGCTCCTACATCCACAAGCAACTGGACAAAGGTATCTGTAACAATACCAAATATCTTAAAAACAAATAAAACGGTTTTTAAATTTGAATTTACTTCTGCAGGAGGTTCCGGACACGTGTCAAATGTCAATTATGAGTCGGAGTTTGGCTATAGCAACAATATTTATATTGATGACATTAACATTGGAACCCCTTTGAGTACTGAAGATGAACTTTCTTCTCTAGTTAACTTCCACTCATTCCCAAACCCTACAGAATCGGGCAATTTTTCGCTTGTAGTTAATTTGCAAGAAGCAACATCACTTGATGTAACTATAAGCAACAATCTGGGACAAACGGTTTACATGTCAAATTTGGGCCAAAAAACAGTTGGAACTCACCTGTTTGATATCGATTTGTCTAATAAAGATCTTTCAAATGGCATTTACTTTATCAACCTAAAAACTGAAATGGGTTCTGTTCAACGAAAAATTATTTTCAACTAA
- the atpB gene encoding F0F1 ATP synthase subunit A yields the protein MEHIGDAYDWHLWGHTAIPLPVIIYSDKGLDVFLSSKFEHGHASYQGNYNYKLIHGHVKVVNNAGEEDAEATAKLWDISITKNVLAIFVTIGLMIWMFISAANMYKRNPGQAPKGIQSLLEPLIVFVRDEVAKSAIGEKKYERFLPFLLTVFFFIWISNLLGLIPLVGGANVTGNIAVALVLAAMVFLITIINGNAHYWKHTLAMPGVPVGVLFILTPIEIISLFLKPFVLMIRLFANIMAGHIIALSFFSLIFIFAEMNVALGFGVSLLSIAFTVFMGFLELLVAFLQAYVFTLLTAMYFGSAVEEGHHAEEHH from the coding sequence ATGGAACACATTGGAGACGCCTACGATTGGCACTTGTGGGGTCATACGGCCATCCCTTTGCCTGTTATTATTTATTCCGACAAGGGTTTAGATGTTTTTTTATCAAGCAAGTTTGAACATGGGCACGCTAGTTACCAAGGCAACTATAACTATAAATTAATACACGGACACGTAAAAGTCGTAAACAATGCGGGTGAAGAGGATGCTGAAGCAACTGCAAAGCTTTGGGATATATCAATAACAAAAAATGTTCTTGCAATATTTGTTACAATTGGTTTAATGATTTGGATGTTTATTAGCGCTGCTAATATGTATAAGCGCAATCCGGGTCAGGCGCCCAAAGGTATTCAATCTCTATTAGAGCCTCTTATTGTTTTTGTGCGAGACGAGGTTGCAAAATCAGCCATTGGAGAGAAAAAATACGAGCGCTTTCTTCCATTTTTGCTTACCGTTTTCTTCTTTATATGGATTAGTAATTTATTGGGATTAATTCCACTTGTTGGTGGTGCTAATGTTACCGGAAATATTGCCGTTGCGCTTGTTTTAGCAGCAATGGTTTTTTTGATTACAATTATAAACGGAAATGCCCACTACTGGAAACACACATTAGCAATGCCTGGGGTTCCTGTTGGTGTTTTGTTTATTTTAACACCAATTGAGATTATAAGTTTGTTTTTGAAACCCTTTGTTTTAATGATACGACTTTTTGCCAACATCATGGCGGGCCATATCATTGCATTGTCTTTCTTTAGTTTGATATTTATTTTTGCAGAGATGAACGTTGCTCTTGGATTTGGGGTTTCTTTGCTTTCTATTGCATTTACTGTTTTTATGGGATTCTTGGAATTGTTGGTTGCTTTTTTACAAGCGTACGTATTTACGTTGCTTACGGCAATGTATTTTGGTTCCGCTGTTGAAGAGGGTCACCATGCAGAAGAGCATCATTAA
- the atpE gene encoding ATP synthase F0 subunit C, producing the protein MLHTILLEAGSTLGYGVAALGAGLAAVAAGLGIGRIGGSAVESIARQPEAVNDIRATTILTAALIEGAAFFAMVIGLLVIFLK; encoded by the coding sequence ATGTTACACACAATTTTGTTAGAAGCAGGAAGCACACTTGGTTATGGTGTTGCTGCTCTTGGAGCTGGTCTTGCAGCAGTTGCTGCAGGTTTGGGTATTGGTAGAATTGGTGGAAGCGCTGTTGAGTCTATTGCTCGTCAGCCTGAAGCTGTTAACGACATTCGTGCTACTACTATCTTAACTGCCGCTCTTATTGAGGGTGCTGCATTCTTTGCGATGGTAATTGGATTACTTGTAATTTTCTTAAAGTAA